Proteins co-encoded in one Lasioglossum baleicum chromosome 3, iyLasBale1, whole genome shotgun sequence genomic window:
- the Ald1 gene encoding fructose-bisphosphate aldolase isoform X1 yields the protein MVAEKYDKAEPELKQELKQIAQQIVAPGKGILAADESTTTIGKRLKDINVENNEENRKAYRQLLFTTAKDVISQHISGVILFHETLYQKADDGTAFVELLKQRNILPGIKVDKGVVPLFGTNDECTTQGLDDLQARCIQYKKDGCHFAKWRCVLKITKDTPSKLAILENANVLARYASICQSARIVPIVEPEILPDGDHTLARCQQVTEEVLSAVYKALADHHVYLEGTLLKPNMVTPGQSCPTRATPQEIAAATVTALLRTVPPAVPGITFLSGGQSEEEASVNLDAINKFPLPKPWALTFSYGRALQASVLRAWAGKKDQIGAGQDELIKRAKANGAASQGKYVAGNIVSVAANVSLYVNSHAY from the exons ATGGTTGCCGAAAAGTACGATAAGGCCGAGCCTGAGCTGAAACAGGAGCTGAAGCAGATCGCTCAGCAGATTGTAGCACCTGGAAAGGGAATCCTTGCTGCTGATGAATCGACGACAACTATCGGCAAACGTCTGAAGGATATCAACGTTGAAAATAATGAAGAAAACCGCAAAGCGTACAGACAACTTCTCTTTACCACAGCCAAG GATGTCATCAGTCAACACATCTCCGGCGTCATCCTGTTCCACGAAACTCTGTACCAGAAGGCTGATGATGGAACAGCATTCGTCGAACTCCTGAAACAACGTAACATTCTGCCCGGCATCAAAGTCGACAAGGGTGTCGTTCCCCTGTTCGGTACCAACGATGAGTGCACAACTCAGGGTCTCGACGACCTTCAGGCTCGTTGCATTCAATACAAGAAGGACGGTTGCCACTTTGCCAAGTGGAGGTGCGTACTGAAGATCACGAAGGACACCCCGAGCAAGTTGGCCATCTTGGAGAATGCCAATGTCCTGGCTCGTTATGCTTCCATCTGCCAGAGTGCCAGAATTGTACCCATTGTCGAACCAGAAATTTTGCCTGATGGTGATCACACTCTTGCCCGATGCCAACAGGTCACGGAGGAAGTTTTGTCCGCTGTCTACAAG GCGCTGGCTGACCATCATGTCTATCTTGAGGGAACCCTCCTGAAGCCCAACATGGTAACACCAGGTCAAAGTTGCCCAACTAGGGCAACTCCTCAGGAGATTGCTGCTGCCACAGTAACTGCTTTGTTGCGCACTGTACCACCAGCAGTGCCCGGTATAACGTTCCTTAGCGGCGGACAATCTGAAGAAGAGGCGTCTGTGAACTTGGACGCTATCAACAAGTTCCCGCTCCCGAAACCATGGGCGTTGACCTTCAGTTACGGTCGTGCTCTCCAAGCATCTGTGCTCCGCGCATGGGCAGGTAAAAAGGATCAAATCGGCGCTGGTCAGGATGAGCTCATCAAGAGAGCCAAG GCAAACGGAGCAGCTAGTCAAGGCAAATATGTTGCCGGCAATATTGTCAGCGTAGCTGCCAATGTTTCTCTCTATGTGAATTCTCATGCCTACTAA
- the Ald1 gene encoding fructose-bisphosphate aldolase isoform X2, translating to MVAEKYDKAEPELKQELKQIAQQIVAPGKGILAADESTTTIGKRLKDINVENNEENRKAYRQLLFTTAKDVISQHISGVILFHETLYQKADDGTAFVELLKQRNILPGIKVDKGVVPLFGTNDECTTQGLDDLQARCIQYKKDGCHFAKWRCVLKITKDTPSKLAILENANVLARYASICQSARIVPIVEPEILPDGDHTLARCQQVTEEVLSAVYKALADHHVYLEGTLLKPNMVTPGQSCPTRATPQEIAAATVTALLRTVPPAVPGITFLSGGQSEEEASVNLDAINKFPLPKPWALTFSYGRALQASVLRAWAGKKDQIGAGQDELIKRAKANSESALGKYAGGVTGAAGDAALFVANHAY from the exons ATGGTTGCCGAAAAGTACGATAAGGCCGAGCCTGAGCTGAAACAGGAGCTGAAGCAGATCGCTCAGCAGATTGTAGCACCTGGAAAGGGAATCCTTGCTGCTGATGAATCGACGACAACTATCGGCAAACGTCTGAAGGATATCAACGTTGAAAATAATGAAGAAAACCGCAAAGCGTACAGACAACTTCTCTTTACCACAGCCAAG GATGTCATCAGTCAACACATCTCCGGCGTCATCCTGTTCCACGAAACTCTGTACCAGAAGGCTGATGATGGAACAGCATTCGTCGAACTCCTGAAACAACGTAACATTCTGCCCGGCATCAAAGTCGACAAGGGTGTCGTTCCCCTGTTCGGTACCAACGATGAGTGCACAACTCAGGGTCTCGACGACCTTCAGGCTCGTTGCATTCAATACAAGAAGGACGGTTGCCACTTTGCCAAGTGGAGGTGCGTACTGAAGATCACGAAGGACACCCCGAGCAAGTTGGCCATCTTGGAGAATGCCAATGTCCTGGCTCGTTATGCTTCCATCTGCCAGAGTGCCAGAATTGTACCCATTGTCGAACCAGAAATTTTGCCTGATGGTGATCACACTCTTGCCCGATGCCAACAGGTCACGGAGGAAGTTTTGTCCGCTGTCTACAAG GCGCTGGCTGACCATCATGTCTATCTTGAGGGAACCCTCCTGAAGCCCAACATGGTAACACCAGGTCAAAGTTGCCCAACTAGGGCAACTCCTCAGGAGATTGCTGCTGCCACAGTAACTGCTTTGTTGCGCACTGTACCACCAGCAGTGCCCGGTATAACGTTCCTTAGCGGCGGACAATCTGAAGAAGAGGCGTCTGTGAACTTGGACGCTATCAACAAGTTCCCGCTCCCGAAACCATGGGCGTTGACCTTCAGTTACGGTCGTGCTCTCCAAGCATCTGTGCTCCGCGCATGGGCAGGTAAAAAGGATCAAATCGGCGCTGGTCAGGATGAGCTCATCAAGAGAGCCAAG GCCAACAGCGAGTCGGCGCTTGGCAAATATGCCGGTGGTGTGACGGGAGCAGCCGGCGATGCTGCACTTTTCGTCGCGAACCACGCGTACTAA